The DNA sequence CGCAAAAAAGAGACCGCGCCTACGGCTTCGCTTCTGCACCGGGAACTAGATATCGTTCTGCGGGTCGTCCGGGACCTATTCACCAAAGAGGTTGACTGCCTGATTGTTGATGATTTCGAGACGCATGCTAAAATAATTCAATTTGTCGAATCATTCCAACCTTTGATGAAGTTCAATGTAGAACTTTACCAGAGTAGGGAGCCTCTTTTTGAACACTACGACATTGAAATTGAACTGCAGCGAGCCTTGGGCAAGAAAGTCTGGCTCAAGTCCGGCGGCTATATCATTATTGAGCCCACTGAGGCCTTGGTCGTTATCGATGTCAATACCGGTCGTTATGTGGGAAAACATAACCTCGAAGAAACCATTTTGAAAACCAATCTGGAGGCGGTTAAAGAGATTGCTTATCAACTGCGTCTGCGAAATATCGGCGGATTGATTGTCATTGACTTCATCGATATGGAAAAAGAGGCAAACCGAGAGAAAGTATATAACGTCCTGAAAGAGGCACTTAAAAAAGACCGGGCCAAAACCAGCGTTCTGAAGATGTCAGAACTTGGTCTGGTGGAAATGACCCGACAGCGGTCACGCCAGAGTCTGCACCACATGCTGACCGAGCCGTGTCCCTACTGCGATCAGAAGGGCTTTATCCGCTCACGTCTGACGGTAGCCTTCGATATGTTGCGAGAATTGACCACCATGATAGGTTCCTTAGATAGTCAGCAGGTTACCCTCGAGGCCCATCCGGAGGTGGCCGGTGTGCTCATGGATCTTGGCGGTGCTACCATTGAAAGCCTGGAAGGCGAATACCATAAAAAGATTGTTATCCGGAGTAACCCGCATTTTCACCAGGAAAAGTACGAAATCAGCATCTAGAACATATTCACGCTTAGCTCTAACCGCCGGATCATGATAATATAATCGGATATTTTGGTCTGCATCCACCAAGCAAAAAAGGAAGAATATTGTGCACCCCATCATTCTCGGCACCGCCGGGCACATTGATCACGGCAAAACTTCTCTCATCAAGGCTCTGACCGGCGTTGATACTGATCGTCTGAAAGAAGAGAAGCTTCGGGGCATAACCATAGAGTTGGGTTTTGCCTCCCTTACCCTGCCCAATGGCCAGCGTTTGGGAATAGTCGATGTACCGGGACATGAGCGGTTTGTGCGACATATGTTGGCGGGAGCTACCGGCATGGACCTAGTGGCCCTCATCATTGCCGCTGACGAAGGGGTCATGCCACAGACCCGGGAGCATCTGGAAATCTGCCAGCTCCTAAAGGTGAAGCGCGGCCTGGTGGTCTTGACCAAGATTGATCTGGTAGAGGAAGAATGGCTGGAGTTGGTAGAGGAAGATGTCCGAAATTTCCTGTCTAATACCTTCTTGGAGGGTGCTCCCATCATCCGTTTCTCAGCGGTGAGTGGGCAAGGCACCTCAGAATTGCTCCAGACCCTGATGGCTCTCGGTGCTGTTGTGCCTCCCAAACCGGTCAGCGGTATTTTTCGACTTCCTATCGACCGGGTCTTCACCATCAAAGGTTTCGGCACCGTAGTTACCGGTACTGCCATATCCGGACAGCTGCGGGTAAGCGATCTGGTGACGATCTATCCGCCGCAGTACAAAGCCAAGGTCCGCAATATCCAGGTTCATGATGAGTATGTGGAAGAAACCCTGGCAGGATTCCGTACCGCAATAAATCTGCAGGGGATTGACAAGTTCGAGCTGGAGCGGGGCATGGTGGCAGCAACTCCGGATTCCCTGCGATGCAGCTTACGTTTGGATGCCCGTCTCGAGATTTTGCCCAGCACCCCCCGCCCGCTCAAAAATCGGCGGGAAGTAAGACTCCACACCGGCGCCAGCGAACAGTTGGCCACTGTAATCCTGCTCTCCCAAGAAGAATTAGCCCCGGGAGAGAGTGGACTGGTGCAATTCCGTCTGAGTAAACCTCTGGCCCTAAAACCTTTTGACCGCTTTGTGATCCGGGAGGTGTCTCCGGTCATCACCGTCGGCGGCGGTCATGTTATCCACATCAACCCACCAGTACACCGGCGTCTTCAGAAAGACATTATCAAGAAATTAGAATTGCTTGAGAGCTGTCCGGAAGCGGAAAGGATTGCCTCTCATCTTGAGGAGTCGGCAGCAGCCGGACTTTCCCGTCAAGAACTCGTGCAATTGCTCACTCTTTCCGCTGCCGAACTCACCCCAATTTTGGAGCAGTTGCAGAAAGACGGACGGATCATCGCCTACGATACCGAAAACAACCGCTATGCCCTTAAAACAGTAGTTGCAGCTCTACAGTCCCAGGCAGTCCAACGGCTGCAAAAATTTCACCAGACTCAGCCCCTGAAGCTGGGCCTTTCTAAAGAAGAATTGCGCCGCCGCCTGCCAGAGAATCTGGAGGTACGCCTTTTCAATTATTTACTGGTAGACCTCGAACAACAGAAGCAGGTAGCAGTCGAGAAGGAACTGGTCCGGCTGGCCGGCCATCAGGTGGTGTTAGCTGGAGAGCAGGAGGAATTGGCCAATCGATTGGAAGTCCTGTATGAAAAAAGCGGGCTGACTCCCCCGACCTTGAAAGAGGCCGGGACAGCGGTGCAGGCCAGAGGCAGCCAACTCAATGAGATCATTAAATTACTGACCGGCAAGGGCCTGTTGGTCAAGGTGAAAGAGGACCTTTTCTTCCATCAGAGTGTCATAGCTGCCTTAAAAACCAAACTGGTGCACTACTTAAAGGAGCACCAGGAGATTTCAGTGCCGCAGTTTAAGGACCTGACTCAAACCAGCCGCAAATTCAGTATTCCGCTTATGGAATACTTCGATGCCGCCCGCGTTACGGTCAGGGTCGGTGAGAATCGCCGTCTGCGGTGATTGCCATGGCATCCTAATTCAAAAAACAACACCAATTCCATAAGCCGAACTTTTATCTCGCAGGCGGGTCAGGTTGCCCTACTGACGGGAATATTTTTCTTTAATCTCAGGCAGCATTTGCTTGATCGCGGAGATCCGCTGCTCATCGGTGGGGTGGGTGGACAAAAAAGCTGGCGGCTTGGCCTTGCCTTTACTATCATCCATCATCCTCTGCCAGAAACCCAAGGCCGCCTCGGGGTCGTAACCCGCCTTGGCCATCAGGATCAGACCGACCTGGTCCGCCTCGTATTCCTGTTTACGGCTATACGGCAAGATAACGCCAACATTGGCGCCTAAACCATAAGCTTGCATCGCGGCCTGGGAGACATAGGCGCTCTGTCCCGCCAGGGCGGCGCTCAGTCCGACGCCTCCGATTTGCGCCAGCATGCCCTGACTCATACGTTCACCGGCATGCCGCAGAATAGCGTGGGCCGCTTCGTGGGAGATAACCGTCGCCAGACCGGCATCATCCTTGGTATATTTGAATATGCCGGTAAATATGCCCACTTTACCACCCGGCAGACAAAAGGCGTTGGCCATTTTGTCATCCTTGAAGACGACGAATTCCCAACGAAAATCCGGCCGGTTAGCAGCCTCGGCAATCCGCTGGCCAACCCGGTTTACCAACTCATTGCTCTGCGGATCTTTGGCAACGGGATATTGTCGCCGGATCTGGGAAAATGCCTGAAAACCCAGGTTGCTTTCCTGGCTCTCCGATGTAAGCATGAGCTGACGTCGGCCTGTATAAGGAGCTGTAGCGCAGGCTGCGGTCATTAGACAGACCAGCACCAGATACCATGACCAGAACCTGAGGAGATCGTTCTTTTCCATTTCCCCTATAAAATAAAATCATCTCTGATAAATGTCAACAGGACGAAGAACCTCTGATTCACAATTAATCAATTCGCCCTACTTCAGATATCTGAGAGAATAGATCAAGGAATGGTGGGCGATGTCCCCCCTACAGCACTACAACACCGACAAATCCATCCGTAGGGACAAATCTTGTATCCGCCCCATGTATCTGAGGTGTTATATTAAGAGATTATGTTGCCTCACCAAGTTCGACCTGCACCGCTCGTGACCTCCCCCCGTTTGAACGGCATCTTTTCATCCCCCTATCAACCCTGCTTTCCAAAGACAGTACCCTCTACTTAATCTAAGTTTCTTGAAAATCCTTATCATTCGAATAAATTTATGTTAATAACAAATGAGTGCCTCAGTAGCCTTTTTGGGGGGGCATGGTTTGCGGGATAATTGAGGGTGACCTAGCAACATCGGGTGCTCTCAGCGGCCTGGAGGAGATTTCTGGGAAACTTAAACTCACAACCTGGGAGACTATCGATGCATGATAAGGCTCAAGCTCTGCGTCGTCTGCTGGCTCGCCCTGGCATCATACAGGTTGCCGGGGCGCATAATGGATTGGGGGCCCGTCTCGTAGAGGAGGCCGGCTTTGATGCGGTCTGGGCCAGTGGCCTGGAAATTTCGGCTGCCAATGCGGTTCCCGATGCCAATATACTGACTATGACAGACTACCAGGAAGCGGCCGCCAATATCAACGAGGCTACCGATCTGCCGGTAATCGCCGACTGTGATACCGGCTACGGAAACTATGGCAATGTCATCCGGTTAATAAAAAAATATGAAGCCTTGGGGATCGCAGCCGTCTGTATTGAGGATAAGTGCTTTCCAAAGGTCAACAGTTATATTCCGGGCCGCCAGGAACTGGCACCCCTACCGGAGTTTGTCGGCAAGATTATGGCTGCTAAAGATGCTCAGATATCAGCGGCATTCATGGTCATTGCCCGGGTGGAAGCATTGATCGCCGGCTGGGGGTTGGAAGAGGCCTGGCGGCGGGCCGAAGCTTATGCCGCAGCCGGGGCTGATGCCATCCTGATCCATTCCAAAGCAAAAACCCCTGATGAAATCCAGGCCTTTATTCGGGGTTGGCGGCGGGCCGAACCTCTGGTAGTGGTACCCACCAGTTACTCTCAGGTAACGGTGGAAGAATTGGCAGCCTGGGGAGTCAAAATTGTCATCTATGCCAATGCCGGTCTGCGGGCGGCGGTGCGGGCGATGAGTCAAGTTCTGCGGAAGCTTCGGCAGGCCGGTTCCCTGGCTGCAGTGGAAGCCGATATCACCCCGATGAGCACCATCTTCGAACTCCAGGATATGCCCCGCCTGCGAGCTGCAGAGAAAAAATACTCATGCCGGCCTTATGATGATTATACAGTGATTATCCCGGCGGCAGGGCGGCCCCAAGGTGGAGATAGGCTCTCGCTTCTGTTGACCGATCAGCCCGCAGCGATGTTGCCTCTAAAAGGCAAACCGTTATTGCAACATAATGTCGAAACCCTCAGGCGCCTGGGATTAGACCGGATACTGGTGATCACCGGCTATAAGGCCGAGGCCATCGATATTACTGGCATTAAGACAGTTTTTAATCCGGATTTCGCCGCTTGTCATATCCTCCATTCCATTATGCAGGCCGGGAGTCATTTCAATCGGCAGACCCTGCTCATATACGCTGATATTCTGTTCGAACCCTTCATTATCCAGAAACTCCTGGATTGCCGAGCAGATATTGTCCTGGTGGTGGACAATTCTTTCAGATACGGATATAATCCCAATAAGAATTTAGATCTGGTAGTGGCCCGGGAAAAACCCCTCCCCCGAAAGCGGCGGTTTCTGGAGCGGACCGACAACCTGGCAATGCGTATCGGTCACGATACTATCAGTGATGCAGAAGCTGACTATGAATTCATTGGCATCGTCAAAAGTTCGGCAGCCGGGACTAAGGCCTTAAAAGAGATCTACGACGACTGTCGCCAGAAATATCAACACCGGCCTTTTCACGAAGCCGCCACCTTTTATCAGGCCTCTTTTACCGACCTGCTGCAAGAGGTCATTGACCGCGGCCTGCCGGTAAAACTCCTCGAGGTCAACTCGGGTTGGATGGAAATACAGACCTTCGAGGATTATCAACGGGCCTTGTCTCTCTTTAACCTGCCTGGGCAGGGAATCACCGCACACGATGAAAGTGAGGTACCCCCTCTTGCGCTGCAGGCCCTGAACCTCTCCTGACATTGGCATTTAGAGAGAAGATTGGTTAAGGCGATGGTCGATGCCATTGAACTTATTGAATTTTTTGATAATTTAGGTTTTGGCCCTTACACCGGAGTCCCCTGCTCGCTGCTTAATCCCCTGATCAGCTACCTGGAACGGGATTCGAACCGACTATACGTTGCTGCGGCCAGCGAAGGGGAGGCCATGGGAATAGCAGCGGGCTGGAACCTGGCCGGACGCCAGCCGGTTATCCTGATGCAGAACTCCGGTTTTGGGAATGCAGTCAATCCCTTGACCTCTTTGCAATTGATCTACCATTTCCCCTGCCTGCTGGTCATTTCCTGGCGGGGAGAACCTGGGCGGCCGGATGCGGTGCAACACCGGATTATGGGTCTAAAAATGCCGGGGCTGCTGGCCCTCCTGGGTCTTTCCTATACTGTGCTGACGGGCGACTGGGAGGTTGACCGGGAAAAACTGCAATGGCTGCAGGGGCAGATGACGGTCTTAAATCAACCGGCAGCGCTTATCGTTCCGAGAGGCACAATCGCTCCGGTAACTAAGTATATTCAACAACCCCAGCGGTCTCTGAAGCGCCAGGAGGCCATTGCTATCATCTGTCAGACCCTGCGGGGTGATGAACTCTTGATCTCTACAACCGGCAAAATCTCCCGGGAATTGTATAACACTAAAGATGCCGGGAACAATTTTTATATGGTGGGATCTATGGGATGTGCCAGCGCCATTGGCCTGGGTCTAGCCCTGGCCCAGCCGCAGCGGCGTGTGGTGGTCCTGGACGGCGACGGCGCCTGTCTGATGAAAATGGGCAACCTTAGCACCATCGGCCATTATCGCCCGGCCAATCTGATCCACTTAGTACTGGATAACGAGGCCTATGATTCCACCGGCGGCCAGGCCAGCAACTCCGCAACCGCCTCCCTAAGTGGGGTGGCGAAGGAGGCAGGCTACCGGACAGCCCAGCAGGTGAGCGACCCCGAGGCACTGACCGAACGGTTGCAGACCATCTTAGGCCAGCCGGGGCCGCATTTCCTTTTAATAAAAGTGGCAACCGGGGCCGCAGTAGATCTGCCGCGACCGTCTCTAACCCCTCCGGAGATGAAGGACCGGTTTCAGACCGTCCTCAAGACTTATCCCAGGATCTGACCGTGATTGCCGTCATTTTAAGCGCTGGCGTCGGCCGCCGGTTGGCGCCGCTAACTGAGAGCATCCCTAAAGCCCTGATTGAGGTCGGCGGTCGCCCCCTCATCTGGCATACTCTGGTAGCCCTACGTTATTTCGGTGTCTCCGAGGTGGTGTTGGTCGTCGGACATCGGCGGGAACTGCTGCAAAAGCAACTCCGCTCCGGCTTCTCGGGAATCACCCTCCACTGGGTGGAAAACGAACACTACGCCCAAACCGGCAGCCTCTACTCCCTCTGGCTGAGTCGGGGCTATCTTGGAGGACCATTTCTCTTTATGGATGCCGACCTGTTATTTAACCCCTTCATTCTGGCCGGTCTGCCCGAATGGACTGAAAGAAGCCGCCTCCTGGTAGGCCCGCTCGACCACGACAGCGGCGAAGAAGTCAAAGTGTACCAGGAGCAGGGTTTGGCGGTGGCTATCGGCAAGAATGTTCGCGTTCAGGCACCTCTGGCCGGCGAGGCACTAGGCATCATCAGCGTCGCCGCTGCAGACGCACCCCTGGCGATCAGCCTGATGGATGCCTTAATCAGAATGGCACCGCAGACCGAACACGAGGAGTTGTCCCAGGCCCTTTGTCAACACCGGCGCCTCTGGGTAGAGGATATCGGCCACCAGGCATGGCTGGAAATCGATTTTCTGGAAGATGTCTCTCGGGCTCGGCAAGAGGTTTGGCCTGCCATTCAACAACAGGTGGCTGCCGTCGGTCGCCAGGATATTTTTGCGGATAGCTAGGAGAGAGAATGACAAGAGAGAGGAGACAGTATCACGTTGCAATTACCGCCGCGTAAAGTATTGTTGAACCCCGGACCGGCAACAACTACCGATACCGTCAAAACCGCCCTGGTGGTGGCCGATATCTGCCCGCGTGAAACTGAATTTGCCGAGGTTATGCGGCAAGTCCGACACGATCTGGTAAAGATTGCCGGGGGAAGCCCTGAAAGTCACACGGCGGTGCTTTTTACCGGTTCGGGCACTGCGGTGATGGATGCGGTGCTCAATTCGGTGGTGCCATCCGGCAGGGCTGTAATTGTTATTAACAACGGTGCTTATGGGGAACGTCTGGCGGCCATCGTCCGATGTTACCGATTGCCGCTATTGGAATTGCGCTATCCTTGGGGCGAATGGCCTGATTTGGCCCAGGTGGAAGCTACCATGAAAGCCCATCCGGAGGCCTCGCATCTGGCTCTGGTACATCATGAGACCAGTACCGGGTTATTAAATCCACTCTCGGAGGTGGCTGCTTTGGCCCGCCGTCACGGCGTCGGACTGATCGTCGATGCCATCTCCAGTCTGGGCGGACTACCGCTTGATGTACGGCAGGAGAATATTGATTTTCTCCTATCGACGTCAAATAAGTGTCTACAGGGAATGCCAGGATTGTCTTTCGCCATCTGCCGACGGCAGGCTCTGGAAGAGATTCGGGAAGTGCCGCGGCGAACCTTCTACCTCAACCTCTATCAGCAGTACCAACATTTTGCGGCCAATGGCCAGATGCAGTTCACCCCGCCGGTACAGGTAATCTACGCCCTGTCCCAGGCCATCAGGGAATATTTTGCCGAAGGCGCGGCCAATCGTTTTGAGCGCTACCGCCGCAACTGGCAGACGTTGTTTGCAGGCCTCAAACAATTAGGATTCCAAACCCTGCTGCCTCTTGAGCGTCAATCACCTCTATTGACCACAGTGCTGGAGCCTGATGACCCCAACTACAGTTTTGACAAGATCCACGATGCCTGCTACCGGAGAGGTTTTACTATTTATCCCGGCAAATTGCAGGCAGAGCGGACGTTCCGGGTGGCTAACCTCGGGGCGATTGATTATCACGATATACAGGCCTTTTTAAGAGCCTTGGAGGAGGTCTTGGGCGAATTTCAGGTCAAGATACCGGTGATCTACCACTAATGACGATCGCCGCTTGTATCAGCGTTCCGACGGAGGGATTTGCCGCTGACCTTTTTGGGATGGTGGCCGGACTGCCCCTATGGCAAAGGCAGCTTCTGATGCTTTCTCGCACCGGGGCGACGCCTATTGCTATCCTGGAACAACCGGACAGGAAGGAGAAGCTGCGGCGGGAGTTGGCAGCGGTGCAGAAATTGCCGCCAGTCAGGATCATCTCCGATCCTCGGGAGTTGGCGCATACATCGCTTAACCACGAAGTGGAAGGTTGCCTGTACCTGCCGCTTAATCTTTTGATCGAGCCCGAGCGGCTGGCTGCCTTTGCTGCCCAGGACCTGCCGCAGGGACAGGTTGCGGTCGGAATAGTTTCGATGAGCCATGCGACGGGCGCGGATACAGGTAAGTTAGAAAATCGGTCACCGGTACTATTATCCGGCGATCGGGTGGTGTCCTGGGGAGAGAGAGAGTCGGCAACGACCGAACAGGCGTCCCGCCTGCTGCTCTTTTCAACCTCCGCTTGGCAGGAGTGGCGAAATAGCGGCCATGATCTTGACTTATTTCTGACCCGCTTAGCGCGTCAGGACCGGCTCCGGGGGATAGAGTTGCATAGCGGTGAGGTTTTTTTCATCCGGCAACAGCAGGATCTTGAGTCGGCTACAAATTGGCTGATTAGCCGGGAAGAAAGTTCACCGGTTGGAGAAGGAATACTCGAGAATTCCTGGAATCGCGCCTTGGCGCGGCGGCTTCTGCCCTGGATACTTCGACAACAGATTGCCCCGAATCAAATCACCCTGACCGCCTTCCTGTTCGGTCTATTGGCCGCCTGGGCTTTTGCTCAAGGTTCCCATGGTTGGTCCGTGGCTGCGGGCCTGTTGTTGCCTCTGCTCCTGGTATTGGATTGCTTGGATGGGGCCGTAGCTCGATTGAAATTTAAAGAGTCCCGTCTGGGCGCCTGGCTGGATCGGCAGGGTGATAGCCTGCTTAATCTGCTATTGTTTTGGGGGATAGCCCGCGGGTGCTATCTAGCTTCCTCCCATCCCGTTTTTCTGGTTGCGGGAGTTCTTTTAACTTTCGGTTATCTGAGCTGTTGGTGGCTATTGGACATGCCAGGGGTTGTTGCCCTGCCAACTGCCCAGGCTCCTGAAAGCTGGAAAGAAAAAATCCTGGCGGAGCTGTCAAGTCGGGACTTCTTTTATCTGATCTTATTATTAGCCTGTTTGAATCGATTAGAATGGCTGATTGTCGGCAGTGCGGTGGGAACCAACATTTTTGCAATAGTTCTCCTTAGGCAGAAATATTATGACCAAGGCTAAGATACTCTTAGTAGTTATCGCATCCCTATTTCTATTCTGGATGCTCAGATCGGTTGGCTGGGAGGCAATCCTACAGCATCTCAGAATGGTCGGCTGGTATTGGCCGCTGATTCTCCTGCCCTACCTGCTGGTGAACCTTTTGGATTCCATGTCCTGGTATTTCAGCTTTGGAAGTCCACCGACCGGTTTGACGATCCGATACCTGTTCTTCAATCGGTTGGCCGGTGAAGCCATTAATATCCTGACCCCGATGGCCAGTTTAGGGGGTGAACCGGTCAAGGCCATGTTATTACAGAAAAAGGGAGTTTCCTTGACCAACTCCACCGCCTCTTTGGTCATCAGCAAGGGAATTATGGCGTTGTCGATGGTGCTGTATATCCTTTTAGGGCTGGCGCTGGCGCCGTTTCTCTTTCACCTGTCATCGGCGTGGCTGTGGGGGCTGTTGGCGGCTGCCTTAGTGCTGGGTGGCGGGGCGTTGGGATTTGTCCTGTTGCAGAGATATGGATTATGCCAGCTCGGCCTGGCAGTACTGGAAAGATGCCGTTTCCTGCCTGGCCGCTTGAAAGAAAAAGAAGAGGCCATCTGTCGTCTGGACGCCCAAATGTCGACTTTTTACCGGCAACATGGGAGGAAATTTTTTCTGGCCTTGGGGCTGTACTTCCTCAGTTGGCTAATCCACGGCCTGGAAGTATATATTATCTTTTACCTCTTAGGACATCCCATCGGATTGGTGACCGCTCTCTGCCTGGACGCCCTGGCCACCCTGATCGGCGGTCTGGCCTTTTTTATTCCGGGGAATCTGGCGGTACAGGATGGCGGCATTATCCTGTTGACCATCGGATTGCACTTAGGTTCGCTGCTTGGCGCTGCCTGTAGTGTGATCCGGCGCCTGCGAGAGGGTTTTTGGCTGGCCGTCGGGCTCGTGGCGCTGGCCTACGACCGCTAAAAACAGGACGTGCAGCAGTTTCCTTCAGACCTGAGAACGAAAAGACGATTACTGGCGAGGTGGAAAGATAGTCGACATTGATTGACCGCTTAACCTCTGCTTGCAATACGACGATGGTTGCCTTATAGTTAAATATAAGATTGATTATAATGCCATTACGCGACTATCGATCAGCAGGTACAGCAATAAGGAGATGAAAAGAACATGCCCATTTTTGAATTCCATTGCAATGACTGTGGCCAAGATTTTGAGAAATTAGTTTTTGGGAGCGGCGAAGTTGTAGAGTGTCCGGCCTGTCATCAGACTAATTGTGAAAAGTTGATGAGTGCTTGCAATGCTAAGGTCGGCTTCAAGCTCACGTCCACTTCTTCCGGAGGCAAAGGAGCTTCCTGTACCGGCTGCACTGCGACCAGTTGCAGCACCTGCCATTA is a window from the Desulfobacca acetoxidans DSM 11109 genome containing:
- a CDS encoding flippase-like domain-containing protein; this encodes MTKAKILLVVIASLFLFWMLRSVGWEAILQHLRMVGWYWPLILLPYLLVNLLDSMSWYFSFGSPPTGLTIRYLFFNRLAGEAINILTPMASLGGEPVKAMLLQKKGVSLTNSTASLVISKGIMALSMVLYILLGLALAPFLFHLSSAWLWGLLAAALVLGGGALGFVLLQRYGLCQLGLAVLERCRFLPGRLKEKEEAICRLDAQMSTFYRQHGRKFFLALGLYFLSWLIHGLEVYIIFYLLGHPIGLVTALCLDALATLIGGLAFFIPGNLAVQDGGIILLTIGLHLGSLLGAACSVIRRLREGFWLAVGLVALAYDR
- a CDS encoding FmdB family zinc ribbon protein; this translates as MPIFEFHCNDCGQDFEKLVFGSGEVVECPACHQTNCEKLMSACNAKVGFKLTSTSSGGKGASCTGCTATSCSTCH